Proteins from a genomic interval of Amycolatopsis sp. cg13:
- a CDS encoding [protein-PII] uridylyltransferase, whose product MTDGGELARATALLLEGRHGAPALRASLVDLYEFWLGKGATAAGVDTADPGVALVAVGGLGRRELVPYSDLDLLLLHNGNGEIGEIADALWYPLWDARVGLDHSVRTPGEALKVAAEDLRTALGLLDARHLAGDPGLTERLASAARDQWRRTARKRLPDLAESVHTRWRRSGEIAQSAEPDLKHGRGGLRDFGVLEALAAGQLTARPGEELLAAKQLLLDVRTELRRESRRERDILGAADADVVAHELELGDRFTLARKLSGAGRTIAYAVDVALRSTVEQPRPRFGRRPVRRPLAEGVVLHGDEVALARDALPARDPALLLRAAAASARTRKPISPGTLRTLAESAPELREPWPDDARNALVELLGAGEGLVDAVEALDRTGLWSRLFPEWGAVRDLPPRSPVHQWTVDRHLVQACVEAAKLTTTVSRPDLLLIGALLHDIGKGRDADHSELGAKISASVAQRLGLPPADVATVSAMVRHHLLLPHTATRRDIGDPATISRVVKTLDRDVVLLELLHALTRADSLATGPGVWTDWKDRLLAELVSGCEEAVHGKGFTPPEPLDDDQRELVAEAARTGVGQIRISAHGKVVTVLLAVPADRELLAPAAGVLALNSLEVHSAVLREHSGRGRAGVFTASPKFGSLPDPALLREQFARAVAGTMPLTQRLAAKERDYATSSPVVVKPVVRWFDDETSGPDAVVLELRAADRIGLLFRVASALRRAEADVHWAKAATLGGAVVDSFALSPRSGHVTPQWRTTITDAVLAAVS is encoded by the coding sequence ATGACCGACGGGGGAGAACTCGCCCGAGCCACTGCGCTGCTGCTCGAAGGACGGCACGGAGCACCCGCACTGCGGGCGTCACTGGTCGATCTCTACGAGTTCTGGCTCGGGAAAGGAGCGACGGCGGCCGGCGTCGACACCGCGGACCCAGGTGTCGCGCTGGTCGCCGTAGGGGGTTTGGGACGGCGCGAACTGGTGCCGTACTCCGATCTCGATCTACTGTTGCTGCACAACGGAAACGGCGAGATCGGAGAGATCGCCGACGCCCTCTGGTACCCGCTGTGGGACGCCCGGGTCGGCCTCGACCACTCCGTCCGAACCCCAGGCGAGGCCCTCAAAGTCGCCGCCGAAGACCTGCGCACCGCGCTAGGCCTCCTCGATGCCCGGCACCTGGCAGGCGACCCGGGTCTCACCGAACGCCTGGCCTCCGCCGCCCGCGACCAGTGGCGACGCACCGCCCGCAAACGCTTGCCCGACCTCGCCGAATCCGTCCACACCCGGTGGCGGCGCAGCGGCGAGATCGCCCAATCCGCCGAGCCAGACCTGAAACACGGCCGCGGCGGACTGCGCGACTTCGGCGTCCTGGAAGCCCTCGCCGCCGGACAGCTCACCGCCCGCCCCGGAGAGGAACTGTTGGCAGCCAAGCAACTCCTGCTGGACGTCCGCACCGAACTGCGCCGCGAGTCACGTCGCGAACGAGACATCCTCGGTGCCGCCGATGCCGACGTCGTCGCACACGAACTGGAACTCGGCGACCGATTCACCCTGGCCCGCAAGCTTTCCGGCGCGGGACGGACCATCGCCTACGCCGTCGACGTCGCCCTACGGTCCACTGTGGAACAACCACGCCCACGCTTCGGCCGACGCCCAGTCCGCCGCCCGCTGGCCGAGGGCGTCGTGCTGCACGGCGACGAGGTCGCACTGGCCCGAGACGCGCTCCCGGCCCGAGACCCAGCCCTCCTGCTTCGCGCCGCGGCCGCCTCTGCCCGCACCCGAAAACCCATCTCGCCAGGCACTTTGCGCACCCTCGCCGAATCGGCACCCGAACTGCGCGAACCCTGGCCAGACGACGCCCGCAACGCGCTCGTCGAGTTGCTGGGTGCGGGGGAGGGCCTGGTCGACGCGGTCGAAGCCCTAGACCGCACCGGCTTATGGTCCCGGCTGTTCCCCGAATGGGGTGCCGTACGCGACCTGCCGCCGCGCTCGCCGGTACACCAGTGGACAGTCGACCGGCACCTAGTCCAAGCGTGCGTCGAAGCGGCAAAACTGACCACCACCGTGTCGCGACCAGACCTGCTCCTAATCGGCGCGCTGCTCCACGACATCGGCAAGGGCCGCGACGCCGACCACTCGGAACTGGGCGCGAAAATCTCCGCCTCAGTAGCGCAACGACTGGGCCTCCCGCCCGCGGACGTCGCGACGGTCTCCGCCATGGTCCGCCACCACCTGCTGCTCCCGCACACAGCGACGAGACGCGACATCGGCGACCCCGCGACCATCTCGCGCGTGGTGAAAACCCTGGACCGCGACGTCGTCCTGCTGGAACTCCTGCACGCCCTGACCCGTGCCGACTCGCTCGCCACCGGCCCCGGCGTCTGGACCGATTGGAAGGACCGCTTGCTGGCCGAACTGGTCAGCGGCTGCGAGGAAGCCGTGCACGGCAAGGGTTTCACGCCCCCTGAACCGTTGGACGACGACCAGCGCGAACTAGTCGCCGAGGCCGCTCGCACGGGCGTCGGCCAAATCCGGATCTCCGCACACGGCAAGGTCGTCACCGTGCTGCTGGCCGTACCCGCGGACCGCGAACTGCTGGCCCCCGCAGCCGGAGTCCTGGCCCTGAATTCGTTGGAGGTCCACTCCGCGGTCTTGCGCGAACACTCCGGCCGCGGCCGAGCAGGCGTCTTCACGGCGTCACCGAAGTTCGGCTCCCTGCCGGATCCCGCACTGCTGCGCGAACAGTTCGCCCGCGCAGTCGCCGGGACGATGCCGCTCACCCAACGCCTGGCCGCGAAGGAACGCGACTACGCCACGTCGTCCCCCGTCGTGGTCAAGCCAGTAGTCAGATGGTTCGACGACGAAACAAGCGGCCCCGACGCCGTCGTGCTGGAACTACGCGCCGCCGACCGCATCGGCCTCCTGTTCCGCGTAGCCAGTGCCCTGCGCCGTGCCGAAGCCGACGTCCACTGGGCAAAAGCCGCCACCCTAGGCGGTGCGGTAGTCGACTCCTTCGCCCTCTCGCCCCGTTCCGGTCACGTCACTCCACAGTGGCGAACCACCATCACCGACGCCGTCCTCGCCGCCGTCTCCTGA
- a CDS encoding P-II family nitrogen regulator, translating to MKLITAIVKPFTLDDVRSSLEQLGVLGMTVSEVQGYGRQKGHTEVYRGAEYSVDFVAKLKIEVVVDDVVVEKVLDAVTAAAHTGKIGDGKIWVTPVETVIRVRTGERGSDAL from the coding sequence ATGAAGCTCATCACCGCGATCGTCAAGCCGTTCACGCTCGACGACGTCCGCTCCTCGCTGGAGCAGCTGGGCGTGCTCGGGATGACGGTGAGCGAGGTCCAGGGCTACGGCAGGCAGAAGGGTCACACCGAGGTCTACCGGGGCGCGGAGTACTCGGTGGATTTCGTGGCCAAGCTGAAGATCGAGGTCGTGGTGGACGACGTCGTCGTCGAAAAGGTCCTCGACGCGGTCACCGCCGCCGCGCACACGGGAAAGATCGGCGACGGAAAGATCTGGGTGACGCCGGTGGAGACGGTCATCCGCGTCCGCACCGGTGAACGCGGCTCGGACGCGCTGTAG
- a CDS encoding ammonium transporter, translating to MLNAGDTAWVLISAALVMLMTPGLAFFYGGMVRAKSVLNMLMMNFIALAIVGVLWVLFGFSLSFGNDAFGGLVGNFDYAGLSDAFGKLVGLASVGPPAVPWPGPDALPLLAFCMFQLMFAIITPALISGAIADRAKFWGWTLFVTIWVIVVYFPVAHWVFSFDGFTGKDAVGGWIANQLKALDFAGGTAVHINAGAAGLALALVLGKRKGWPKDTGRPHNVPFVLLGASLLWFGWYGFNAGSALGANDLAGVAFTNTTVATAAAVLGWLVVEQLKFGKPTTLGAASGAVAGLVAITPACGFVSPLGSIAIGLIAGVLCALAISLKFRFGFDDSLDVVGVHLVGGLVGTILIGFFATKSVNSAGADGLFYGGGFKQLGIQVVAALAVLGYSFIMTLIIGFAIKKAGGFRVSTEHEVSGIDEGQHAESAYDFTGMGGLGHSATFPVKPVTKLEETKA from the coding sequence GTGCTGAACGCCGGAGACACCGCCTGGGTGCTGATCAGCGCCGCGCTGGTCATGCTCATGACCCCGGGCCTCGCGTTCTTTTACGGCGGCATGGTCCGCGCGAAGAGCGTTTTGAACATGTTGATGATGAACTTCATCGCACTCGCGATAGTCGGAGTCCTGTGGGTGCTCTTCGGGTTCTCGCTGTCCTTCGGCAACGACGCTTTCGGCGGCCTGGTCGGGAACTTCGACTACGCCGGCCTGTCGGACGCGTTCGGCAAGCTCGTCGGCCTGGCAAGCGTTGGCCCGCCCGCGGTTCCGTGGCCGGGTCCCGACGCATTGCCCTTGCTCGCGTTCTGCATGTTCCAATTGATGTTCGCGATCATCACCCCGGCACTGATTTCCGGTGCCATCGCTGATCGCGCGAAGTTCTGGGGCTGGACGCTTTTCGTGACAATCTGGGTGATTGTCGTGTATTTCCCGGTCGCGCACTGGGTGTTCTCGTTCGACGGTTTCACCGGCAAGGACGCGGTGGGCGGCTGGATCGCCAACCAGCTCAAGGCGCTCGACTTCGCGGGCGGCACGGCGGTGCACATCAACGCGGGCGCCGCGGGTCTCGCCCTCGCGCTGGTGCTCGGCAAGCGCAAGGGCTGGCCGAAGGACACCGGCCGTCCGCACAACGTCCCGTTCGTCCTGCTCGGCGCGTCGCTGCTGTGGTTCGGCTGGTACGGCTTCAACGCCGGTTCGGCGCTCGGCGCGAACGACCTCGCGGGCGTCGCGTTCACCAACACCACCGTCGCGACCGCGGCCGCCGTGCTCGGCTGGCTGGTCGTGGAACAGCTGAAGTTCGGCAAGCCGACCACGCTCGGCGCGGCTTCCGGCGCGGTCGCGGGCCTGGTCGCCATCACGCCCGCCTGCGGTTTCGTGAGCCCGCTCGGCTCGATCGCGATCGGCCTGATCGCCGGGGTGCTGTGCGCGCTGGCCATCTCGCTGAAGTTCCGCTTCGGCTTCGACGACTCCCTCGACGTTGTCGGCGTGCACCTCGTCGGCGGTCTCGTCGGCACCATCCTGATCGGGTTCTTCGCCACCAAGAGCGTGAACTCGGCGGGCGCGGACGGCCTCTTCTACGGCGGCGGCTTCAAGCAGCTGGGCATCCAGGTGGTCGCGGCGCTTGCGGTATTGGGCTACTCGTTCATCATGACCTTGATCATCGGCTTCGCGATCAAGAAGGCGGGCGGGTTCCGCGTCAGCACCGAGCACGAGGTCAGCGGCATCGACGAGGGCCAGCACGCGGAGAGCGCCTACGACTTCACCGGCATGGGCGGCCTCGGCCACTCGGCGACGTTCCCGGTCAAGCCCGTCACGAAACTCGAGGAGACCAAGGCATGA
- a CDS encoding putative RNA methyltransferase, with translation MSLPNRVIEALRCSVCAEPVSLTGRTLRCERRHSFDLARQGYVNLLHARIPAGTADTAPMVDARAAFLSSGAYAPLADAVAAAGAAPGLIIDAGAGPGYYLSRVLDAAPDAVGLALDVSAIALRRAARAHARLGAAVWNLWEPWPVGDGVASVVLDVFSPRNAAEFHRVLAPGGKLVVASPLPGHLAELGDLVLAVDARKEERLEAALGGLFVRESGVEVVRTQAFSAEQVRDVVAMGPAGFHLDRDGRRERLDAASGRDVTLAVSVSVWRRAEGPDHSSGGLVSGGGAG, from the coding sequence ATGTCATTACCTAACCGGGTGATCGAAGCGCTGCGCTGTTCGGTGTGCGCGGAGCCGGTCTCGCTGACCGGCCGGACGCTGCGCTGCGAGCGGCGGCATTCGTTCGATCTGGCCCGGCAGGGTTACGTCAACCTCCTGCACGCGCGCATCCCGGCGGGGACGGCCGACACCGCGCCGATGGTGGACGCGCGGGCGGCGTTCTTGTCATCCGGGGCGTACGCGCCGCTGGCCGACGCGGTCGCTGCCGCCGGTGCTGCTCCTGGATTGATCATCGACGCCGGAGCCGGGCCGGGCTATTACCTCTCGCGAGTGCTGGACGCCGCGCCGGACGCGGTCGGGCTCGCGCTGGACGTGTCGGCGATCGCGTTGCGGCGGGCCGCGCGGGCGCATGCGCGGCTCGGCGCGGCGGTGTGGAATCTGTGGGAGCCGTGGCCGGTGGGCGACGGGGTGGCGTCGGTGGTGCTGGACGTGTTCTCGCCGCGGAATGCCGCGGAGTTCCACCGAGTGCTCGCGCCGGGCGGGAAGCTCGTGGTGGCGTCGCCGTTGCCGGGGCATCTTGCGGAGCTGGGCGATCTGGTGCTCGCGGTGGACGCCCGGAAGGAAGAACGGCTCGAAGCGGCGCTGGGCGGGTTGTTCGTGCGGGAGTCCGGGGTCGAGGTCGTCCGGACTCAGGCGTTCAGCGCGGAGCAGGTGCGGGATGTCGTGGCGATGGGGCCCGCGGGGTTCCATCTGGACCGGGACGGGCGGCGCGAGCGGCTCGACGCTGCGTCAGGGCGAGACGTGACGCTGGCAGTCTCGGTAAGCGTGTGGCGGCGTGCCGAAGGGCCGGACCACTCCTCGGGAGGCTTGGTCAGCGGCGGAGGTGCTGGGTAG
- a CDS encoding O-acetylhomoserine aminocarboxypropyltransferase/cysteine synthase family protein, producing MSERTWGFRTRALHAGGTPDPTTGARAVPIYQTTSFVFEDAADAANLFALQKYGNVYSRIGNPTVAAFEERIASLEGAIGGVATASGQAAEFLTFSALAESGDHIVSAAGLYGGTVTQLTGTLARFGVETTFVHGDTEEYAKAVTDRTKLIYTEVIGNPSGAIADLAGLADLAHAHDIPLVVDATLATPYLCRPIEHGADIVLHSATKFLGGHGTTLGGVVVEAGTFNWGNGNFPRMTETVDSYGGLKYWENFGEYAFCTRLRAEQLRDIGAVLSPHSAFLLLQGVETLPQRMDAHVVNARAIAEYLNADPRVAWVSYAGLPDHPDHERAARYLPQGPGAVFSFGVKGGRAAGEKFVESVELLSHLANVGDARTLVIHPASTTHAQLSEDQLAAAGVGADLIRLSVGLEDVEDLLWDLDQALDKAVTA from the coding sequence ATGAGCGAACGTACCTGGGGCTTCCGCACCCGCGCCCTGCACGCCGGCGGCACTCCCGACCCCACCACCGGGGCCCGTGCGGTGCCGATCTACCAGACGACCAGCTTCGTGTTCGAGGACGCGGCCGACGCCGCCAATCTGTTCGCGCTGCAGAAGTACGGGAACGTCTACAGCCGGATCGGCAACCCGACCGTCGCGGCGTTCGAGGAGCGCATCGCGAGTCTCGAAGGGGCCATCGGCGGGGTCGCGACGGCCAGCGGGCAGGCGGCGGAGTTCCTCACCTTCTCGGCGCTCGCGGAGTCCGGTGACCACATCGTGTCGGCGGCCGGGCTGTACGGCGGGACGGTCACGCAGCTCACCGGCACGCTCGCGCGGTTCGGCGTCGAGACGACGTTCGTGCACGGCGACACCGAGGAGTACGCCAAAGCGGTCACCGACCGCACGAAACTGATCTACACCGAGGTGATCGGCAATCCGAGCGGCGCGATCGCGGACCTCGCCGGGCTGGCCGATCTCGCGCATGCGCACGACATCCCGCTCGTGGTCGACGCAACGCTCGCCACGCCGTACCTCTGCCGCCCGATCGAGCACGGCGCGGACATCGTCCTGCACTCGGCCACGAAGTTCCTCGGCGGGCACGGCACGACGCTCGGCGGAGTCGTCGTCGAGGCCGGGACTTTCAACTGGGGCAACGGAAACTTCCCCCGGATGACCGAGACCGTCGACAGTTACGGCGGGCTCAAGTACTGGGAGAACTTCGGCGAGTACGCGTTTTGCACGCGGCTGCGCGCGGAGCAGTTGCGCGACATCGGCGCGGTGTTGTCGCCGCATTCGGCGTTTTTGCTGCTGCAGGGCGTGGAAACGTTGCCGCAGCGGATGGACGCGCACGTCGTCAACGCGCGGGCGATCGCGGAGTACCTGAACGCGGACCCGCGAGTCGCGTGGGTGTCCTACGCGGGATTGCCGGATCATCCGGACCACGAGCGGGCCGCGCGGTATCTGCCGCAGGGGCCGGGCGCGGTGTTTTCGTTCGGGGTCAAGGGCGGGCGCGCGGCGGGCGAGAAGTTCGTGGAGTCGGTGGAACTGTTGTCGCACTTGGCGAACGTCGGCGACGCGCGGACGTTGGTGATCCATCCCGCCTCGACAACGCACGCGCAACTGTCCGAGGACCAGCTCGCCGCGGCTGGCGTCGGCGCGGACTTGATCCGGTTGTCGGTCGGGCTGGAGGACGTCGAGGATCTGCTGTGGGATCTCGACCAGGCCCTCGACAAGGCGGTGACCGCATGA
- a CDS encoding CoA-binding protein, whose product MSYDVGAVERRRLLGRTKSVTVVGASANPARPSYFVATYLLSSTRYDVNFVNPRLDTLLGRPVYPSLADVPGELDLVSVFRKHDDLPGVAEEVIDAGARTLWLQLGLWHEPVADHAREAGLDVVMNRCVKIEHARFAGGLHLAGFNTGVISSRRQTAP is encoded by the coding sequence ATGAGCTACGACGTCGGAGCGGTCGAACGGCGGCGTCTTCTCGGGCGCACGAAATCGGTGACGGTCGTGGGCGCGTCGGCGAATCCGGCGCGGCCGAGCTACTTCGTGGCGACGTATCTGCTGTCTTCGACGCGGTACGACGTCAACTTCGTGAACCCGCGGCTCGACACGTTGCTGGGGCGGCCGGTGTATCCGTCGCTGGCGGACGTGCCGGGCGAGCTGGATCTAGTGAGCGTGTTCCGCAAGCACGATGACCTCCCCGGGGTGGCCGAGGAGGTCATCGACGCTGGGGCGCGGACGTTGTGGCTTCAGCTCGGGTTGTGGCACGAACCGGTGGCGGATCACGCCCGTGAGGCGGGGCTGGACGTGGTGATGAACCGTTGCGTGAAGATCGAGCACGCGCGGTTCGCGGGCGGGTTGCATCTGGCTGGGTTCAACACCGGGGTGATCAGTTCCCGGCGGCAAACGGCACCGTAA
- a CDS encoding DUF6228 family protein — MNVNRPEVEMTRLDDLEVVFAGESVSVRFGERHAATHHLDRRLFFTVRVQAPGLELAWTIRPWRHSGYGEWEATVTTSMEAGAEKDDLAAQMHAFLTAEGFPVEYSEAEFS, encoded by the coding sequence GTGAACGTGAACCGCCCCGAGGTCGAGATGACCCGTCTGGATGACCTCGAGGTCGTATTCGCCGGTGAGTCGGTCTCGGTGCGCTTCGGCGAACGGCACGCGGCGACCCACCATCTCGACCGGCGGCTGTTCTTCACCGTGCGCGTCCAGGCGCCTGGGCTCGAACTGGCGTGGACGATCCGGCCCTGGCGGCACTCCGGGTACGGCGAATGGGAAGCCACCGTCACGACTTCGATGGAGGCTGGCGCGGAGAAGGACGACCTGGCCGCCCAGATGCACGCTTTCCTTACCGCCGAAGGGTTTCCGGTCGAGTACAGCGAAGCCGAGTTCAGCTGA
- a CDS encoding class I SAM-dependent methyltransferase has product MSEPDHTAVRVALWRALHVLADPPPHALVDEIGLRLADPGPDWRSRPDMDLDFTQRFRAGIALRSRFVEDLVRERGVSQYVLLGAGLDTFAQREPELGVRVFEIDQPGTQEWKRQRLAALGLPAPYRFVPVDFESGEQWPERLAANGFDLAKPAVVASTGVSMYLSREANAATLRALAGFAPGTVVAMTFQMPEEYLDGPDRAARAAAMQGAKAAGTPFVSFFAPDEMLDFARECGFQDVQHVSAVELNKRYLSGRSDGLETAGEEFLVATVS; this is encoded by the coding sequence GTGAGCGAGCCGGACCACACCGCGGTGCGCGTCGCGTTGTGGCGCGCGCTGCACGTGCTTGCCGATCCGCCGCCGCACGCGCTCGTCGACGAGATCGGTCTCCGGCTGGCGGACCCCGGCCCGGACTGGCGGTCCCGGCCGGACATGGACCTGGACTTCACCCAGCGGTTCCGCGCGGGGATCGCGCTGCGCAGCCGGTTCGTCGAGGATCTGGTGCGCGAACGCGGGGTCTCGCAGTACGTCCTGCTCGGCGCCGGGCTGGACACCTTCGCGCAGCGGGAGCCGGAGCTGGGCGTGCGGGTGTTCGAGATCGACCAGCCGGGCACACAGGAGTGGAAGCGGCAACGGCTGGCCGCGCTGGGCCTGCCCGCGCCGTACCGGTTCGTGCCGGTCGACTTCGAATCCGGCGAGCAATGGCCGGAACGCTTGGCCGCCAACGGTTTCGACCTTGCGAAGCCTGCCGTGGTGGCGTCCACGGGCGTCAGCATGTACCTGAGTCGCGAGGCCAACGCCGCGACGTTGCGCGCGCTCGCAGGGTTCGCGCCGGGCACTGTGGTGGCGATGACGTTCCAGATGCCGGAGGAGTATCTGGACGGGCCCGACCGCGCGGCGCGAGCAGCGGCGATGCAGGGCGCGAAGGCGGCCGGGACGCCGTTCGTGAGCTTCTTCGCGCCGGACGAGATGCTGGATTTCGCGCGGGAATGCGGGTTTCAGGACGTCCAGCACGTCAGTGCGGTTGAGCTGAACAAGCGGTATCTGTCGGGTCGCTCGGACGGCCTGGAGACGGCGGGGGAGGAGTTCCTGGTCGCGACGGTCAGCTGA
- a CDS encoding VOC family protein: MSDGITMLFLETHNWGKTAKFLQRVGFSLDFETDHNSGQLSNGDGVPVFVAEVPESQEPRTSVVVAVPDESVDAGLDVVTPFEDTHYGTREMTVRDPDGRAWILRAPK; the protein is encoded by the coding sequence ATGAGCGACGGCATCACCATGCTTTTCCTGGAGACGCACAACTGGGGCAAGACCGCGAAGTTCCTGCAGCGCGTGGGATTCAGCCTCGACTTCGAGACCGACCACAACTCGGGCCAGCTGTCGAACGGCGACGGCGTGCCGGTGTTCGTCGCCGAGGTCCCGGAAAGCCAGGAGCCGCGCACGAGCGTGGTGGTGGCGGTGCCGGACGAGTCGGTCGACGCGGGGCTCGACGTCGTCACCCCCTTCGAGGACACCCACTACGGCACGCGCGAGATGACCGTGCGGGACCCGGACGGCCGAGCCTGGATCCTGCGAGCCCCCAAGTGA
- a CDS encoding ribbon-helix-helix protein, CopG family: MAGEEVKQFNVYLPVELIKQVKYRAIENEQSLSALVTAALRAYLDTPSDEREDS, translated from the coding sequence ATGGCCGGTGAAGAGGTCAAACAATTCAACGTCTACCTGCCGGTCGAGCTGATCAAGCAGGTGAAGTACCGGGCGATCGAGAACGAGCAGTCGTTGTCCGCGCTGGTCACGGCGGCTTTGCGGGCTTACCTCGACACCCCGTCCGACGAGCGAGAGGACAGCTGA